A stretch of Fulvia fulva chromosome 4, complete sequence DNA encodes these proteins:
- a CDS encoding 3beta-hydroxysteroid dehydrogenase 2 translates to MVVGHFPLSGKICVGTGGGSGIGLAFVKLALDSGAKCLIADISLTTHAQQLVDFSSEIERLFGEGAVADVWVPSAGSFGPKWSSWLNDTEDDGYATMKINAEHPLKLSRIAMRSLLGANKPGVILLLSSMAGLQGAYSCPLYVASKHAVVGFAKSMAQADVDQNVKVVCVCPGIVDTPLWTGDAAKEYTITMASHKNEV, encoded by the exons ATGGTAGTAGGCCACTTCCCGCTATCTGGCAAAATCTGCGTGGGCACAGGAGGCGGCAGTGGTATAGGTCTGGCCTTCGTCAAGCTAGCCTTGGACTCTGGAGCCAAATGTCTCATCGCAGACATCAGTCTGACCACGCATGCTCAGCAATTGGTAGACTTCAGCTCGG AAATCGAGAGGCTATTTGGTGAAGGTGCTGTCGCCGATGTCTGGGTTCCTTCAGCTGGCAGTTTCGGGCCAAAGTGGTCGAGCTGGTTGAACGATACCGAAGATGATGGGTACGCTACCATGAAGATCAACGCAGAGCATCCGCTTAAGCTGTCACGTATTGCGATGCGAAGCCTGCTTGGTGCCAACAAGCCAGGTGTGATTCTTTTGCTGTCCTCAATGGCCGGATTGCAGGGAGCGTATTCGTGTCCATTGTACGTCGCCTCGAAGCATGCCGTCGTCGGCTTCGCAAAGTCGATGGCGCAGGCCGATGTGGATCAGAACGTAAAGGTGGTTTGCGTGTGTCCTGGCATCGTTGATACGCCACTATGGACGGGCGATGCTGCGAAGGAGTACACGATCACTATGGCTTCTCACAAGAACGAAGTGTGA
- a CDS encoding Alpha-amylase A type-1/2 — MQREQQSACPPSGRYDKEPYNEGRYRQCFFHSTHLILIRGSDMATMLCLLYALISIASLVDGLTPAQWRAQSIYQVMTDRFARTDGSTSAACDFNEYCGGTWRGLINRLGYIQNMGFTAVWISPVVQNPIATTGDGNSYHGYWANDVYKLNPRFGTANDLKALSSALHSRGMYLMVDVVPNHMGSVSTRANVDYSQLRPFNQRSYYHNPCDIDYNNDTSIKQCWIGSNTVSLPDLRTEDSTVQNMWNTWIRQLVSNYSIDGLRIDTAYQINQGFWAGFQAAAGGIHTLGEVWHDSPSVVCPYQNYLHGLMNYPTYYWITQAFQSTSGSISNLVNGINTMKGGVCRDITLMGSFLENHDNNRFPSITSDNSLIQNAIAFQLLADGIPIVYQGQEQKFNGGGVPANREQLWKSGYNQNSEFYLHIRKLNGIRSWAARQDSAYLTYNAWPIQSDSRTIVMRKGLNNRQIVSVYSNRGASGASATITVGAGNSGFTNGQRVMEILNCVESTADSRGNLGVTITQGRPKVFYPSASLGGSGICGR; from the exons ATGCAGCGGGAACAACAGAGTGCGTGCCCTCCATCTGGGCGGTACGACAAGGAACCATATAATGAAGGGAGGTATCGTCAATGTTTCTTTCATTCCACACATCTCATCCTCATTCGCGGATCCGACATGGCCACCATGCTCTGTTTATTGTATGCCTTGATATCGATCGCGTCTCTGGTAGACGGCCTTACACCAGCACAATGGAGAGCTCAGTCCATCTACCAGGTCATGACGGATCGCTTCGCGAGGACGGATGGTTCAACATCTGCAGCATGCGATTTCAATGAATACTGTGGTGGCACATGGCGGGGCCTGATCAACCGCCTCGGATACATACAGAACATG GGCTTCACAGCGGTCTGGATATCGCCTGTTGTACAGAACCCCATTGCAACTACTGGAGATGGCAATTCATACCACGGCTACTGGGCAAACGACGTCTACAAGCTGAACCCCAGATTCGGCACTGCGAATGATCTGAAGGCACTATCTAGCGCCTTGCATTCCAGGGGAATG TATCTCATGGTCGACGTCGTCCCGAACCACATGGGCAGTGTCTCCACCCGAGCGAACGTCGACTACAGCCAACTCCGACCCTTCAACCAAAGGTCATACTATCACAATCCCTGCGATATCGATTACAACAACGACACAAGCATCAAACAATGCTGGATCGGCTCCAACACCGTCTCCCTCCCCGACCTCCGAACAGAAGACTCCACAGTCCAGAACATGTGGAACACCTGGATCCGCCAACTAGTCTCCAACTACTCCATCGATGGCCTGCGGATCGACACAGCCTACCAAATCAACCAAGGCTTCTGGGCAGGATTCCAAGCAGCCGCTGGCGGCATCCACACCCTCGGCGAAGTCTGGCACGACAGCCCGAGCGTCGTCTGCCCCTACCAGAACTACCTCCACGGCTTGATGAACTACCCAACCTACTACTGGATCACGCAAGCCTTCCAAAGCACAAGCGGAAGCATCTCCAACCTCGTCAATGGCATCAACACCATGAAAGGTGGCGTCTGCAGGGACATTACACTGATGGGCTCCTTCCTGGAGAACCACGATAACAATCGATTCCCGAGCATAACTTCCGACAATTCCCTCATCCAGAACGCCATCGCGTTCCAACTCCTTGCAGATGGAATACCGATCGTATACCAAGGCCAGGAACAGAAATTCAACGGTGGCGGCGTCCCTGCCAATCGTGAACAACTCTGGAAGTCGGGCTACAACCAGAACTCAGAATTCTACCTACACATCCGCAAACTCAACGGCATCCGCTCCTGGGCCGCAAGGCAAGACTCGGCGTACCTAACGTACAACGCATGGCCCATCCAGAGCGATTCCCGCACCATCGTGATGCGTAAGGGACTCAACAACAGACAAATCGTCTCGGTCTACAGTAATCGCGGCGCCTCTGGAGCAAGTGCAACGATCACGGTTGGGGCGGGAAATTCAGGCTTCACGAATGGACAGAGGGTTATGGAGATTCTAAATTGTGTGGAAAGTACAGCGGACAGTAGAGGCAACCTTGGGGTGACGATTACACAGGGCAGGCCAAAGGTGTTTTATCCTAGTGCAAGTTTGGGAGGGAGTGGAATTTGTGGGAGGTGA
- a CDS encoding putative proteasome subunit alpha type-7, whose protein sequence is MTSIGTGYDLSNSVFSPDGRNFQVEYAVKAVENGGTAIGIRCRDGVVLALEKLVTSKLLKKDANKRIATVDRNMGVVHSGLLPDGRHFVSRARDEASSWRSTYKAPIPVSSLANRMGAYVQAYTLYSSVRPFGITAIIGGWDAETEVDVDGAVGSGPKSGSGGKTKGVKEGGPYLYMIEPSGLYWGYYGAATGKGRQAAKAELEKLKLDPKDGECISLEEGVKEAARIIYVAHEDSKDKDFELELTWISAVNGPTKGRHEEVPKALREEAERLAKAALEGDDDEEDGKMEE, encoded by the exons ATG ACCTCGATAGGTACAGGCTACGATCTCTCCAACTCCGTCTTCTCGCCCGATGGCCGCAACTTCCAGGTCGAATACGCAGTGAAGGCGGTAGAGAATGGTGGCACCGCGATTGGTATACGGTGCAGGGATGGCGTTGTGCTCGCATTAGAGAAGCTGGTCACCAGCAAGCTGCTCAAGAAGGACGCGAACAAGCGGATAGCTACAGTCGACCGGAATATGGGAGTG GTCCACTCCGGCCTCTTACCTGATGGCAGACACTTTGTATCACGCGCGCGCGACGAAGCATCAAGCTGGCGCAGCACATACAAAGCACCAATTCCAGTCTCTTCCCTCGCGAACCGCATGGGCGCCTACGTCCAAGCCTACACTCTCTACTCATCAGTACGACCATTCGGCATTACAGCAATCATCGGTGGATGGGACGCAGAGACCGAGGTGGATGTCGACGGCGCCGTTGGCAGTGGACCAAAGTCCGGCTCAGGCGGCAAGACGAAGGGTGTGAAAGAGGGCGGACCATACCTATACATGATCGAGCCATCAGGTCTGTACTGGGGATACTACGGTGCCGCAACAGGCAAGGGCCGACAAGCGGCCAAGGCGGAGCTGGAGAAGCTGAAGCTGGATCCCAAGGACGGCGAATGCATCAGCCTGGAGGAGGGAGTCAAGGAGGCGGCGAGAATCATCTATGTTGCGCACGAGGACAGCAAGGACAAGGACTTCGAGCTGGAGCTGACTTGGATCAGCGCAGTCAACGGACCGACCAAGGGACGGCATGAGGAGGTGCCCAAGGCGCTTCGCGAGGAGGCCGAGCGACTCGCTAAGGCTGCGCTGGAAGGCGACGATGACGAGGAAGATGGCAAGATGGAGGAGTAA